The following nucleotide sequence is from Vagococcus xieshaowenii.
TTGAAAAGCTTCTATAACAAACCCTTCATTTAAATAAGTACCACCGGATTGAATTTTGTGGTGTAGAATGACCATACTTCCGAAATTTGATGACGAAAAACGATTCCGGAAACTAATAAAATACTCAATACTCCTACTATTATTGAAAGGATTATTTTACTTTTAGATTTCTTCTTATTCATTGTGTCTCCTTAGTTATATCTTTCATAACAATAAATGAACTATAAGCTGAAGTATTGATACTATCCCAAGCAGTATTTTTTCTATTTGTAGAGTGTTGAGAAAATATAAGCTTTTCCATTCTTCTTTTGACTAACATAAGACATATGTCCTATATTAAAAGTATTTTTTTCCCAATATGCAACAAATGCTCCTTCAGTCCATAACCTTTTTGAGCAGAAGCTTTATCATTATAGTTCAATGTGATTGCTCCATCAGCTGTCCAGTATTGAGCAAATGTAAACGCCACTGTCCACGACCTTGAATAAACGCCCTTTTTGTCCCAATACCACGGATAACCACTTGGATTGGCTGCCCAAACTTTTTTCTTTCCTCCGGCAAAAGCAATTTGTGATGTAAAGTTTGTACAGTCTCCATTACTGAAAACTTCATATGAACTATTAGGTGTTAAAGCATACTTTAAAGCATATGTAGTCCCTTTAGCGTAGTTAAATGGTGCACTTCGAAGTTGAGGTGCTGCCCGCTTCAATTGGGATTCATAATCTGCATTTAATAAAGCTTGTTTATTTTCTTCTCGAACCTCAAGATATGTTTTATTTAATAATTGATTTCGTTCCGTTTGAAAAGAAGTAGCATCTAGACTATAAAAATAAGTCAGATAATCTCGTTTGATAATTTGAAGCGAAAGAGGTAAATTCCGATATTTTCTGATTCATTTTTTACCTATTACATACTTATCACTATAAGCCAGATCATTTAAAAATTCTAAATATTCATCTGTTGCTTCTCCATTAAAATTAAAACCTAACTCCTCTTTAGCAGCTTTCAATAATTTTATTTCAGTTTGTGAGAACTTTTTTGATAAATCGAAGTCTGGTCCTATTCTTTTAGTTTCTTGAAAATTAATCGTTTCAGTTAGTGTTTGACCACCTTGTTCATCAGCTAATACTTTGGGTGCAGTTAAACCTATGGTAAATAATACTACTAAGCTTACTACTATTTTTTTCATTATGTAAACGCCTCCTTTTTTTAAAATAGTACCATAAATTAAAACATACTGGTAGCTTTTTTAATAGATGATTAAAAAAAACAATTAAATTATATTTAATCTAGTTCTATCACAATAAAAAATGACATAAATTCTTTATAAGACAAAAAAAATAAAAGCCCTTTATTAGGGCTTTTACTGATTATCTTATTATAGTTTGCTAGCGATGACTTTAATCATAGTTGATAATTCCCCGTATATTTGCTCTTTTTCTTCATCAGATAAAGTCAAACTATCTTTTGTTTTATCAATGTTAAAGGCAATATCATTCAAAGTATCTACTACCCCTGCCTTCAGGCTAAATCCTGCTTCAGGATCGGTTCTTATCGCATTTTTAATAGCTGTAAATTCATTATTTTCTAAATAAAGCTTAGCTCCGTTGATAAAATCATAAATACTTTCTTTAGTTACATTTGTTTCATTGTTATTATTCATTTTATTCCTCCTTATAATTGGTCACTGCTGATACCTTTAAAACCAACAAACCCATTTAACATGGGTTTATCTTTTTCTGAGTCATCAAGTGAATGAGCGTCTCCAACTGATGCCTCTGACTTTTCGCTTTTTTCCTCACTTGAAACTAAATAAAACTTCTTCTGTTAATTCTTCCTTGTGATGTTCATTTGAAATACTATCCTTATTTTCCATATAAAAACGCATAGCATTTTTTAACTGAGTGGCTAACGGTACTCTGGTTAACTCTTTTTCTCTCTTCATGAATGCCATAAATTTCATTATCTGATATTTTATCTGAATTAAACGTTACGGCTATCTTACTTTGTGTCATATCGATTATTCCCTTCTTTGTGTCATACCATATTTATAAAAACCATTCACATTAGCAAATTCTCCGTCTTCTGAATAAATAATTCTAACATTATCAAAGGCTTTTTCTATCAGGTCTCTATTTAGAATTTTACTTCCTCCACCCGTGAAAATCAAATTATCTATTGAAGTAAAGTGCATAAAAATATTTTTAACTTCATCAATCGTCTGTTCCGTATATAAATTGATAGCTTTCAGCACCGCTTCGGTCATATCGACAACGTTACCATGAGTATTAGGATAGAAAATAAAACGCCCTTCTTTAGACTCAATCCCTTTCCTCACTACGTTTTCAATCTGATACTTATTAGGTTTTTACAGAAGAATCACATACTAATAAGTCCGAAATCATACTATATAACGTCCACATGCCCGTTTCTTTTTGTTCACGTTCCGTTTCTTCCATTTTAAAGTTCTGTAGCTGGTCAAACAATTTAGTCAATCCACCAATATCAACGATAGCTGTTTTTTGTTTAATCCACTCATGATTTATGGGTTCCCCTTCATTGTTAAACAATTGATTATAGAACGTACCGATGGGCTGAGGAATAAGATGTACCACTTTCACGTCAACATTTACCGTATTACCATCAATTTCAACTGAATGTTGTCCTAAAGCATAATTTAGAATAGCTTTCGTGTTGTGTTCCGTATAATCTTCAGATGGTAAGCCTAGTACAAGATCAACTTCTACAATTTGTTCATCAAACGTTGAGGCTAATTCACAAATACTAAACGATAACATATTTTGAAATTTTTCTCCCTCGTATCGTTGTTTTCCAACCCCAAAAGACTCTCTCACATATTCATCTTTACCTAGTTCATTAATCCCTTTTCCAAAGTAGTATGAATTGGATTGATTTACCATTTTGTATTTTTTAACATCTACGTTTTCCATAAAAATTTTAGCCGTAAAATCAAACTTATTGGAACCATCTACATAGGTTGATTCAATGTAACGAGAAGGAATAGAAATTGGTTCAGCTCCTTCTCTAATTAGTTTCGCTGCTTTGTTTCCTAAGTCAATCGCAAAAATTGTTTTATTCATTTTCATAACCTCCGGTTTAATTTAACACATATTTTTAATTGGTAAAAAAATAAACACTTATTTATAAATACATATTACCACACATAATTAATAACTTCAATAAAAAATACGTATTTTTTTATATGTATTTTAAATAAATACGTATTTTTAAATATATACAAGTATATTGATACATATTTTTAAATATGTACTATCAGTTCATTAAATTTTATCTGTTCGCTTTACAAAGGGAACGTATGTTCTTATAATGGTAATATATATTATAATTAGGAAGTGAAATGATATGTCTTATTTCAATTATGAAGAAGAACCGTTAAAAGATATATTCTTAATCGACGCAAAATCCTTTTACGCTTCTTGTGAATGTGTCGCACGTGGTCTACACCCTCTAAAAACCATGCTTGTTGTAGCTTCTACTGCGGATAATACGGGAAGTGGCTTAGTTTTAGCAGCTTCTCCTTTAGCCAAGAAGAAACTAGGTATATCCAATGTGACAAGGTTAAACAAAGTTCCTAAACATAAAGACTTGTTGATGGTCCCTCCTAGAATGAACTACTATATCGACGTGAACATAAAAATTAATAATATATTTCGTCAATACGTTGCGGATGAAGATTTGCTTGTCTATTCTATAGATGAATCTATATTAGATGTCACTAAGAGCCTTAACCTTTTCTTTCCAGATAAAAACATGTCACGAAGGGAAAAAACGGTGGCGTCTTGCGAGAAGAATTCAACTGGAGGTAAAGAATGCGACCGGTATCTATCTAACGGTAGGTATTGGCGATAATCCCTTATTAGCAAAGATCGCACTAGATAACTACTCCAAACATTCAAAGAGCTTTATTGATGAAATTAGGTATGAGGATGTAGAGGAAAAAATATGGACTATCTCTCCTATGACTGATTTTTGGGGAATTGGTGAAAGAACGAAAGAAAACCTAAGAAAATTAAATATTTGGTCTATTAAGGAGTTAGCAAATGCTGATCCAGTCAAATTAAAAATGAAATTTGGGATACTAGGCCTACAATTATTTCACCATGCGAACGGTATTGATAGAACGATTTTGTCTGAACCCGCTCCTAAAACACGAGAAAAGTCCTATGGAAACAGCCAAGTATTGCCACGTGACTATCACAAGCAAGAAGAAATTGAGGTCGTCATTAAAGAAATGGCTGAACAAGTAGCCTCACGTATCAGACGTCAGGGATGTAAAACAGCTTGTGTTCGCTTATCTATCGGCTTTTCTTTTTCTGAATTTGAAAAAGGCTTTTCTAAACAACTAGCAGTTCCTTTAACAAGTTCAACAAAAGTCTTACAATCTCACTTACTTAAGTTGTTTAGAGAAAACTACGAAGGACAAGTTGTCCGTCATATTGGTGTCACCTATAGCAAATTAACCCACACCAACAGTCTGCAACTAAATTTATTCGAGTCACCTACCCTTACGATTAAAAATGAAAGAATTGATACGATTATTGATAAAATAAGGGATAAATATGGCTTCACATCCATTGTGAGAGCCACTAGTCTAAGTGAAGGCTCACGTTCAATCGCACGTGCTTCATTAGTTGGTGGACACGCTGGGGGTCATGATGGCTTATGAATGAAGAAGCTAAAAATCTTTTAAACTCCTACCAAGACAGAAAAATTCTAAAATGGATGGGGTTTTACTTGTCGGATCATACAGCTAAATTATCATCAGATAAATTAAACAACCAAGAGATTGATACACCTAAAGAAAGAATGACCGCACAAGACATAGATAATACCCTATTCTACGCCTATACAAAGGGAATGACGGTTAGTATTCAGTTAGATGAAAAAGACATTAACGGCTACTATAATCCCGATATAGAAGGCACAATAACGGGATTTTCAGATGACCAGCTATTGCTTTATAATCAGTCGATAAAAATAAGTCTGATTCGACATGTTGACCTTTTATCTACGAGTAAGTGGAGTAAACTATAATAGAAGGACATTTTTTGTAAATAATACATAGGAGGAAGTCTATCAATGATGAACTATCATCTGTTTTTGATGATCATTGAGCCGATTATCGAAAAAGAGAAACATGATTTTTTACAAGCTGGGATTGATTACCAGCGACTACTAAATGACTCTCGACCAGAAGATAAAAAATGGTCGTTGAATCAAATCTATCTCTGGTTAGACTACAAGTGGGATATTATTATGGGAGAACAGTTTGAAACACTAAAGGAACGCTATCCTCTAGACCAAATTCATGCCTGGGAAAAACGTTGTAACAACATGCATTATTTGGCAGCACTTAGAGAAACATTAGCAATTGAAACCGATAAATTCCAAGTAAAATCATGAGATAATATGATATAATAGTTGAAAAGATAATAAACAAGCAAAAATCAGGACTAATTAAATTAGTCCTGATTTTTGCTATATTACTTTTTCTTTATTATTTTATTGGTACATTATCGTTTGAGTAGAAGTATAAAATTATAAAATTATAAAAGTATAATATTATACTTTTATAATTTTATACTAAATGTTTTTCATCTTAATACTATCTCTTATAATTTTTTCTACTTGGAGACGGCATTGATTGTATATATGAATTCACCATATCCTCAATAACCTCATATATTTTTTTATCTTCTATTGTTGCTATAGTGGATATAGCTGTGTGAGTTTCTGAGCTTATTCTTATCGACTTAGCTAGTGACTTACTCGTTGTTTGTTTACTATTCAATAAGGTATCAGTAGGTAAAGTTTTATCTTCTGTTTTATTCAACTCTGGTTCAACCGAAAGTGGTCTTGTTGTTTTATTAATCCTTAATGAACCAATTCCCATTTTTTCAGACATTCTTATTCAGCTCCTTCTAATATTTTAATTCTATCTAATAATTCTAGTACTAATTCTTTGTAAATTTTATGAGTTCGAATATCATGAATATCATGTGGATTATTTGTTATAACCTACTCTATCATATCTTTTTAATCTTGCCATTTGCTTAATTTGATTTTTAAATATGTTGGGTTCTCCAAAAACATTGACTGCATCATTAATTACATCCAAATCATAGTCAGATCCATTTTGAAATAAAACAGGTAATACACCTGCAACATTTAAATTCAAATTATATTCATCTGTAAGATATAATAAATGTTGAATATATTTTTCCGCACCCCTTAATGCTCTCTCTTGTGTTTGTAAAACAACAATAACATAATCACTCGCAATTAATGCTGAATCCGTAAATTTATTTAATTGCGGTGGTACATCAATTATTACATAATCATAATTCTGTTTAATTTCATCTATTTTCATTTTAAAATAATAATCTTGTTCATAATCTGTTGCAAAATTATCAAATAAATATTTTTCATAATTTTGTAAGTCTGTATATGAAGGTAAAAAATCTAAATTATCATTAAAATTAATAATCGCTTCTTCTAGTTTATCCTCCATTAGTGCTACGCCAAGTGACATTTCAAATTTAGGCTCTTTAGATAAAACAGATCGCATTGTATTAAATAGCATATCAGTTGCATTGGCTTGCGGGTCTAAATCAACTAACAATGTTTTATACCCCATGAATGATAATTCATAGCTTAGCATAACCGCATTAGTTGTTTTGCCCACCCCACCTTTAAAATTCCCTGTAGTAATTACTTTCACCATAACGTAATTCCTCCCTCGTTTTTATAAAAATATAAAAGTATAAAAATATACATTTATAAAATTATAAAATTATAAATGTATTATTGTTTTTTTAAGAAACTAATAAATGCTTTTATATCAAGCTTTCATATTAATAATACTATTTTTTTATACCTTTGTAAAGATGTTTTTTATAAAAGTATAATTTTATAAAAGTATAATTTTATAAAATTTAATAATAAGCTAAAATAAATTATATTTTTATTTAGTTTTTTGTTGTTTATCCACCTTCTTAATGTTATATTGAATTTATATTAATAAAAAATATCGGAGGCTTATTATGACAAATACTCAAGCTGGTGCCATAAAAAGAATGAATAAACGAAAAGGATACCAATCTATTCCACGTTCATTCTTACAAGATGAAAATATTAGTTTAGAAGCTATCGGTTTGCTTTGCAATATGGAAAGTATGCCAGACAACTGGGTTTTCTATAAAACAGAATTAATGAGTCGTTTCAAATTTAATAAGCGAACCTCTATTACACGAATTTGGGACGAATTAGTCAGAGAAGGTTATATTGTCCAATTTCGAAAAAGAAGCGGAAAAAAATTCGAGTATCAGTATATTTTTAGTCTCGAAAAATTTTCACCCGAAGAACTAACAGAGTTGTTAGAAGAAATGAAAACAGAGGGGTTTTCTTTGTATTTAAAAAATAATGATGATATCAACATAAAAGCCACTTCTAAAAAAACATCAAATTCTGATGAAACCAATGATTTTTGGACTGTTGGTTTTGAACAGTCCAAAATGGACACTCCAAAACCAACATCTATTAAATTAACTACAAAAAAATTAACTACAAAAAAAGAAGAAGATATATATACGCCTACGCGTGATAAGCAATCTTTTTCAACTCTTTCAAGTTTATTAAAAAAATATCCTGATATGAGTCCAGTTGTAAATTATTTGAAAGCCTGTGACTTAAATCCTGATGATGTTTATAAGATTACAATCGCTTTAATCAATGAACCATATCTAATCAATCAACAAGCTATTATCGAGCAAATGCAATGGGCAACTATGAAAGCTAAATATGAAGGTGTCTATGA
It contains:
- a CDS encoding amidase domain-containing protein gives rise to the protein MKRAAPQLRSAPFNYAKGTTYALKYALTPNSSYEVFSNGDCTNFTSQIAFAGGKKKVWAANPSGYPWYWDKKGVYSRSWTVAFTFAQYWTADGAITLNYNDKASAQKGYGLKEHLLHIGKKILLI